The following are encoded together in the Ictalurus punctatus breed USDA103 chromosome 1, Coco_2.0, whole genome shotgun sequence genome:
- the zgc:91890 gene encoding solute carrier family 52, riboflavin transporter, member 3-B isoform X2 produces the protein MSLLTHMLACLFGIGSWVAINGMWVELPLIVPEIPEGWYLPSYLTVIIQLANIGPLFITLMHRFRPRALDERPVIYTIVVLGVLATFLLAFLWKYTLFVGNAVHSVALLSLSFLLSVVDCTSSVTFLPFMMRLQPQYLTTYFVGEGLSGLIPALVALIQGVGVVQCKNATVNTNFSMVNYTSGELKAHYQPANFSVQVFFLFLSTMMAVCLGAFVMLNYHPAVVQEHKCEKYLDDTKRQEKADISISLQNHPAEQTPMLEHAEGPANKPHSTFGKVQSYSCLPYGNQAYHLATAMAAVANPVACFIAMFFPIRSLMLMGVLTITGTGFGAYIMGMAALSPCPLLVHHELGAALMVITWVIFVLTLSYVKVIIGVILRDEGHSALVWCGAVVQLGSMLGAMSMFPLVSVYGLFKSGDPCNTKCPT, from the exons ATGTCACTGTTGACGCACATGCTGGCTTGCCTCTTTGGCATTGGGTCATGGGTCGCCATCAATGGGATGTGGGTTGAGCTCCCACTGATTGTACCTGAGATCCCTGAAGGTTGGTACCTGCCCTCCTACCTCACTGTAATCATCCAGTTGGCGAACATCGGACCACTTTTCATCACACTTATGCATCGCTTCAGGCCAAGAGCACTGGATGAGCGGCCGGTCATCTACACCATTGTAGTGTTGGGTGTCCTGGCCACCTTTCTACTGGCTTTCCTCTGGAAGTACACATTATTTGTGGGAAATGCTGTACACAGTGTAGCTCTGCTGTCTCTCAGTTTCCTACTGTCAGTGGTGGACTGCACCTCCTCTGTCACCTTCCTGCCTTTTATGATGAGGCTCCAGCCTCAGTACCTCACCACCTACTTCGTTGGAGAGGGCCTGAGTGGCCTGATTCCAGCTCTGGTGGCTCTGATTCAGGGTGTTGGGGTGGTCCAATGCAAAAATGCTACAGTTAATACAAATTTTAGCATGGTCAACTATACCAGTGGTGAACTGAAAGCACATTACCAGCCAGCTAACTTCTCTGTTCAGGTCTTCTTCCTGTTCCTCAGCACCATGATGGCAGTGTGCCTGGGTGCTTTCGTGATGCTCAACTACCATCCTGCTGTAGTACAAGAACATAAATGTGAGAAGTACCTTGATGATACAAAGCGCCAAGAGAAGGCTGACATTAGCATCTCCCTGCAGAACCATCCTGCAGAACAAACACCCATGTTGGAACATGCAGAAGGTCCAGCAAATAAACCTCACAGCACTTTTGGGAAAG TACAGTCCTACTCCTGCCTGCCATATGGTAATCAGGCCTATCACTTGGCAACTGCTATGGCTGCAGTGGCTAACCCTGTGGCCTGCTTTATCGCCATGTTTTTCCCAATCAG ATCTCTGATGCTGATGGGGGTTCTCACAATAACTGGTACTGGATTTGGGGCCTACATCATGGGCATGGCAGCACTGAGTCCCTGTCCTCTATTGGTTCATCATGAACTAGGAGCTGCACTCATG GTGATAACTTGGGTGATATTTGTCCTCACTCTGTCCTACGTGAAGGTGATTATTGGGGTgatcctacgagatgaaggacACAGTGCCCTCGTGTGGTGTGGTGCTGTAGTACAACTTGGGTCCATGTTAGGGGCCATGTCAATGTTTCCTTTAGTCAGTGTTTATGGACTCTTCAAATCAGGTGATCCCTGTAACACTAAGTGCCCTACATGA
- the zgc:91890 gene encoding solute carrier family 52, riboflavin transporter, member 3-B isoform X1 produces the protein MSLLTHMLACLFGIGSWVAINGMWVELPLIVPEIPEGWYLPSYLTVIIQLANIGPLFITLMHRFRPRALDERPVIYTIVVLGVLATFLLAFLWKYTLFVGNAVHSVALLSLSFLLSVVDCTSSVTFLPFMMRLQPQYLTTYFVGEGLSGLIPALVALIQGVGVVQCKNATVNTNFSMVNYTSGELKAHYQPANFSVQVFFLFLSTMMAVCLGAFVMLNYHPAVVQEHKCEKYLDDTKRQEKADISISLQNHPAEQTPMLEHAEGPANKPHSTFGKGTYSRTEVVFIFVVLAWVNALTNAVLPSVQSYSCLPYGNQAYHLATAMAAVANPVACFIAMFFPIRSLMLMGVLTITGTGFGAYIMGMAALSPCPLLVHHELGAALMVITWVIFVLTLSYVKVIIGVILRDEGHSALVWCGAVVQLGSMLGAMSMFPLVSVYGLFKSGDPCNTKCPT, from the exons ATGTCACTGTTGACGCACATGCTGGCTTGCCTCTTTGGCATTGGGTCATGGGTCGCCATCAATGGGATGTGGGTTGAGCTCCCACTGATTGTACCTGAGATCCCTGAAGGTTGGTACCTGCCCTCCTACCTCACTGTAATCATCCAGTTGGCGAACATCGGACCACTTTTCATCACACTTATGCATCGCTTCAGGCCAAGAGCACTGGATGAGCGGCCGGTCATCTACACCATTGTAGTGTTGGGTGTCCTGGCCACCTTTCTACTGGCTTTCCTCTGGAAGTACACATTATTTGTGGGAAATGCTGTACACAGTGTAGCTCTGCTGTCTCTCAGTTTCCTACTGTCAGTGGTGGACTGCACCTCCTCTGTCACCTTCCTGCCTTTTATGATGAGGCTCCAGCCTCAGTACCTCACCACCTACTTCGTTGGAGAGGGCCTGAGTGGCCTGATTCCAGCTCTGGTGGCTCTGATTCAGGGTGTTGGGGTGGTCCAATGCAAAAATGCTACAGTTAATACAAATTTTAGCATGGTCAACTATACCAGTGGTGAACTGAAAGCACATTACCAGCCAGCTAACTTCTCTGTTCAGGTCTTCTTCCTGTTCCTCAGCACCATGATGGCAGTGTGCCTGGGTGCTTTCGTGATGCTCAACTACCATCCTGCTGTAGTACAAGAACATAAATGTGAGAAGTACCTTGATGATACAAAGCGCCAAGAGAAGGCTGACATTAGCATCTCCCTGCAGAACCATCCTGCAGAACAAACACCCATGTTGGAACATGCAGAAGGTCCAGCAAATAAACCTCACAGCACTTTTGGGAAAGGCACGTACAGCAGAACAGAGGTGGTCTTCATTTTTGTTGTTCTGGCTTGGGTTAATGCATTAACCAATGCAGTTCTCCCTTCAGTACAGTCCTACTCCTGCCTGCCATATGGTAATCAGGCCTATCACTTGGCAACTGCTATGGCTGCAGTGGCTAACCCTGTGGCCTGCTTTATCGCCATGTTTTTCCCAATCAG ATCTCTGATGCTGATGGGGGTTCTCACAATAACTGGTACTGGATTTGGGGCCTACATCATGGGCATGGCAGCACTGAGTCCCTGTCCTCTATTGGTTCATCATGAACTAGGAGCTGCACTCATG GTGATAACTTGGGTGATATTTGTCCTCACTCTGTCCTACGTGAAGGTGATTATTGGGGTgatcctacgagatgaaggacACAGTGCCCTCGTGTGGTGTGGTGCTGTAGTACAACTTGGGTCCATGTTAGGGGCCATGTCAATGTTTCCTTTAGTCAGTGTTTATGGACTCTTCAAATCAGGTGATCCCTGTAACACTAAGTGCCCTACATGA